A section of the Hevea brasiliensis isolate MT/VB/25A 57/8 chromosome 17, ASM3005281v1, whole genome shotgun sequence genome encodes:
- the LOC110659552 gene encoding leucine-rich repeat receptor protein kinase HPCA1-like isoform X4, translating to MIVSQLMGPKQQIFLLFLFLQVFAIAAKTDTGDFAVLSALMKDSWKNKPSSWTGGDPCGDKWEGIQCSNSRITDMVLSGQGLAGKLTGDIGNLIALEKLDLSLNKDLTGNLPPTIGNLKNLKYLSLHGCSFSGPIPDTIGSLNQLLYLSLGANNFTGEIPHSFGNLLKLYWLDITDNNISGEIPVSNETSPGLDLLVDIQHFHFGQNELEGTIPPQLFSSKMKLLHVDMSNNSFDASSIPQWFSSLQSLTTLIMENTLLQGRIPVSLFSSAQLQTISVLSNNKLNGTLDIGTRYSRKLKLIDLQKNDITQFTEGYEYNGALKLEGNPICGKKGLLENYCIVSQQPQVPNSTQRNNCDIACGLNQLCSPNCKYAYPITGTLRFLFVSFQDLGDASYYQSLEANLTETFQSEKLPVDSIRVSDQRRDMHGYLELRLQIFPSGSDRFNRTGFSMITSQLNNFGFFPPLYPFGSFHFILDDNEYFTVHNKSSNIGIIIGASAVGFALLLLLLVALVYAFNQRRKVERASQLRDPFASWDNNGKSGSRPQITGLRCFSFEEIKKSTSNFSDANIIGTGGYGKVYRGILTGGIQVAIKRAEQGSLQGSVEFKTEIELLSKIYHKNLVSLLGFCYEVGEQMLVYEYVSNGSLKDCISGKSGVRLSWERRLKIALDSARGLAYLHDHVNPPIIHRDVKSSNILLDDQLNGKVADFGLSKLLGHSSHVSDNVKGTMGYVDPEYYLTLHSTEKSDVYSFGVIMLELITGRKPIEHGRYIVTMVKMAMDKTKHLYNLQHLIIDPTIAFSSTLKGLEKFVDLAIRCVEELRVNRPTMTEVVKEIENILQQACLHSDVEMVSNSNSQDVSSGSSFYSPIINKDQEYSSGSFPYSEIELK from the exons ATGATAGTTTCTCAGTTAATGGGTCCAAAACAACAGATTTTCTTGCTGTTCTTGTTCCTTCAAGTGTTTGCTATAGCAGCAAAAACGGACACTGGAGACT TTGCTGTTTTGTCTGCTCTAATGAAGGATAGCTGGAAGAATAAGCCATCGAGTTGGACTGGCGGCGATCCTTGTGGGGATAAATGGGAAGGAATACAATGCTCGAATTCTCGTATCACTGACAT GGTATTATCAGGCCAAGGTCTAGCGGGCAAGCTTACTGGAGACATTGGGAATTTAATTGCGTTAGAGAAACT TGATTTATCTCTTAACAAGGATTTGACAGGAAATCTTCCACCAACAATTGGAAATTTGAAGAACCTTAAATACCT GTCCCTGCATGGTTGCAGTTTTTCTGGCCCAATTCCTGACACAATAGGATCTCTTAACCAGCTGCTCTACTT ATCATTAGGTGCTAACAATTTCACTGGAGAAATACCACATTCCTTTGGCAATCTGCTTAAACTTTATTGGCTGGATATAACCGACAATAATATTTCAGGAGAAATTCCAGTCTCTAACGAGACATCACCTGGTTTAGATTTGCTAGTAGACATACAACACTT TCATTTTGGACAAAATGAGCTCGAAGGCACAATTCCACCTCAACTTTtcagctcaaaaatgaaattgcTACACGT GGACATGAGCAACAACAGTTTCGATGCATCATCAATTCCACAATGGTTTTCAAGCCTACAATCCTTGACAACATt AATAATGGAGAATACACTTCTTCAAGGGCGAATACCAGTTAGCCTCTTCAGCTCTGCTCAGTTACAAACAAT CAGTGTACTAAGTAACAATAAGCTCAATGGCACCTTGGACATTGGCACCAGATATAGCAGAAAACTGAAGCTCATTGATTTGCAGAAAAATGACATTACTCAATTCACAGAAGGTTATGAATACAATGGAGCGCTAAA GCTTGAAGGTAATCCTATTTGTGGAAAGAAGGGTTTACTAGAAAACTACTGCATAGTTTCCCAACAGCCACAGGTCCCAAATTCTACACAACGAAACAATTGCGACATTGCCTGCGGATTAAATCAACTTTGCAGCCCCAATTGCAAATATGCATATCCAATCACAGGAACTTTACGGTTCTTGTTTGTTTCCTTCCAAGACTTGGGAGATGCAAGCTACTACCAATCTCTCGAGGCCAATTTGACAGAGACCTTTCAGTCTGAAAAACTTCCTGTAGATTCAATTAGAGTGAGTGATCAAAGGAGGGATATGCATGGTTACCTTGAATTGAGGCTGCAAATCTTTCCATCTGGTAGTGACCGTTTTAACAGAACAGGGTTTTCCATGATTACATCTCAGCTCAACAATTTTGGGTTTTTCCCGCCCTTATATCCTTTTGGATCGTTCCATTTCATTCTCGACGATAATGAATACTTTACAG TACATAACAAGTCATCAAATATTGGAATCATCATTGGAGCATCAGCTGTTGGTTTTGCTCTGTTGCTACTATTACTGGTGGCTTTAGTTTATGCTTTCAAccaaagaagaaaagttgaaagGGCTTCTCAACTAAGAGATCCATttg CATCATGGGACAACAATGGGAAAAGTGGAAGCCGTCCTCAAATAACTGGACTGAGGTGCTTCTCTTTTGAAGAAATTAAGAAAAGCACTAGCAACTTTTCAGATGCCAATATTATTGGAACAGGAGGATATGGGAAG GTTTACAGAGGGATTCTTACCGGTGGGATACAAGTTGCAATTAAAAGAGCTGAACAAGGATCACTGCAGGGTAGTGTTGAGTTCAAAACTGAGATTGAACTCCTATCAAAGATTTATCACAAAAATCTCGTTAGCCTACTAGGTTTCTGTTATGAGGTAGGCGAACAGATGCTTGTCTACGAGTATGTTTCAAATGGTAGTCTAAAGGATTGCATTTCAG GGAAGTCAGGTGTCCGATTAAGTTGGGAAAGAAGACTTAAAATAGCCCTTGATTCGGCCAGAGGTCTTGCTTATTTGCATGACCATGTCAACCCACCCATCATCCACAGGGATGTTAAGTCATCTAACATTCTATTGGATGATCAGCTAAATGGAAAAGTTGCTGACTTTGGTCTATCAAAGCTTCTGGGTCACAGCAGTCATGTTTCTGATAATGTTAAAGGGACAATG GGCTATGTAGATCCTGAATATTACTTGACTCTGCATTCAACTGAGAAAAGTGATGTTTATAGCTTCGGAGTGATCATGTTGGAGTTAATAACTGGTAGAAAGCCTATAGAACATGGGAGATATATTGTGACAATGGTCAAGATGGCAATGGATAAGACAAAACATTTATACAATCTTCAGCATCTGATCATTGATCCAACCATTGCTTTCAGCAGCACACTAAAAGGTTTAGAAAAGTTTGTCGATCTAGCAATTAGGTGTGTTGAAGAATTAAGAGTCAACAGGCCTACAATGACAGAGGTGGTCAAGGAGATTGAGAACATACTGCAACAGGCTTGTCTGCACAGTGATGTTGAAATGGTATCTAATTCAAACAGTCAAGATGTATCAAGTGGAAGTAGTTTCTACAGCCCAATTATAAATAAGGACCAGGAGTATAGTAGTGGAAGTTTTCCATATTCTGAGATAGAGCTTAAATGA
- the LOC110659552 gene encoding leucine-rich repeat receptor protein kinase HPCA1-like isoform X3 encodes MIVSQLMGPKQQIFLLFLFLQVFAIAAKTDTGDFAVLSALMKDSWKNKPSSWTGGDPCGDKWEGIQCSNSRITDMVLSGQGLAGKLTGDIGNLIALEKLDLSLNKDLTGNLPPTIGNLKNLKYLSLGANNFTGEIPHSFGNLLKLYWLDITDNNISGEIPVSNETSPGLDLLVDIQHFHFGQNELEGTIPPQLFSSKMKLLHVLFDDNRLTGSIPSTITLVRTLAVIKLDRNSLSGVVNLSGLLNLTELYLSNNKLTGPMPDLRDMNLLTYVDMSNNSFDASSIPQWFSSLQSLTTLIMENTLLQGRIPVSLFSSAQLQTISVLSNNKLNGTLDIGTRYSRKLKLIDLQKNDITQFTEGYEYNGALKLEGNPICGKKGLLENYCIVSQQPQVPNSTQRNNCDIACGLNQLCSPNCKYAYPITGTLRFLFVSFQDLGDASYYQSLEANLTETFQSEKLPVDSIRVSDQRRDMHGYLELRLQIFPSGSDRFNRTGFSMITSQLNNFGFFPPLYPFGSFHFILDDNEYFTVHNKSSNIGIIIGASAVGFALLLLLLVALVYAFNQRRKVERASQLRDPFASWDNNGKSGSRPQITGLRCFSFEEIKKSTSNFSDANIIGTGGYGKVYRGILTGGIQVAIKRAEQGSLQGSVEFKTEIELLSKIYHKNLVSLLGFCYEVGEQMLVYEYVSNGSLKDCISGKSGVRLSWERRLKIALDSARGLAYLHDHVNPPIIHRDVKSSNILLDDQLNGKVADFGLSKLLGHSSHVSDNVKGTMGYVDPEYYLTLHSTEKSDVYSFGVIMLELITGRKPIEHGRYIVTMVKMAMDKTKHLYNLQHLIIDPTIAFSSTLKGLEKFVDLAIRCVEELRVNRPTMTEVVKEIENILQQACLHSDVEMVSNSNSQDVSSGSSFYSPIINKDQEYSSGSFPYSEIELK; translated from the exons ATGATAGTTTCTCAGTTAATGGGTCCAAAACAACAGATTTTCTTGCTGTTCTTGTTCCTTCAAGTGTTTGCTATAGCAGCAAAAACGGACACTGGAGACT TTGCTGTTTTGTCTGCTCTAATGAAGGATAGCTGGAAGAATAAGCCATCGAGTTGGACTGGCGGCGATCCTTGTGGGGATAAATGGGAAGGAATACAATGCTCGAATTCTCGTATCACTGACAT GGTATTATCAGGCCAAGGTCTAGCGGGCAAGCTTACTGGAGACATTGGGAATTTAATTGCGTTAGAGAAACT TGATTTATCTCTTAACAAGGATTTGACAGGAAATCTTCCACCAACAATTGGAAATTTGAAGAACCTTAAATACCT ATCATTAGGTGCTAACAATTTCACTGGAGAAATACCACATTCCTTTGGCAATCTGCTTAAACTTTATTGGCTGGATATAACCGACAATAATATTTCAGGAGAAATTCCAGTCTCTAACGAGACATCACCTGGTTTAGATTTGCTAGTAGACATACAACACTT TCATTTTGGACAAAATGAGCTCGAAGGCACAATTCCACCTCAACTTTtcagctcaaaaatgaaattgcTACACGT GCTTTTCGATGACAATCGTCTTACCGGCAGCATTCCTTCTACAATAACATTAGTACGAACCTTGGCAGTGAT AAAGCTGGATAGGAATTCATTGAGTGGAGTTGTGAACTTGAGTGGCCTACTCAATTTGACTGAGCT ATACTTGTCGAATAATAAATTAACGGGCCCCATGCCTGATCTTAGAGACATGAATCTCCTCACCTATGT GGACATGAGCAACAACAGTTTCGATGCATCATCAATTCCACAATGGTTTTCAAGCCTACAATCCTTGACAACATt AATAATGGAGAATACACTTCTTCAAGGGCGAATACCAGTTAGCCTCTTCAGCTCTGCTCAGTTACAAACAAT CAGTGTACTAAGTAACAATAAGCTCAATGGCACCTTGGACATTGGCACCAGATATAGCAGAAAACTGAAGCTCATTGATTTGCAGAAAAATGACATTACTCAATTCACAGAAGGTTATGAATACAATGGAGCGCTAAA GCTTGAAGGTAATCCTATTTGTGGAAAGAAGGGTTTACTAGAAAACTACTGCATAGTTTCCCAACAGCCACAGGTCCCAAATTCTACACAACGAAACAATTGCGACATTGCCTGCGGATTAAATCAACTTTGCAGCCCCAATTGCAAATATGCATATCCAATCACAGGAACTTTACGGTTCTTGTTTGTTTCCTTCCAAGACTTGGGAGATGCAAGCTACTACCAATCTCTCGAGGCCAATTTGACAGAGACCTTTCAGTCTGAAAAACTTCCTGTAGATTCAATTAGAGTGAGTGATCAAAGGAGGGATATGCATGGTTACCTTGAATTGAGGCTGCAAATCTTTCCATCTGGTAGTGACCGTTTTAACAGAACAGGGTTTTCCATGATTACATCTCAGCTCAACAATTTTGGGTTTTTCCCGCCCTTATATCCTTTTGGATCGTTCCATTTCATTCTCGACGATAATGAATACTTTACAG TACATAACAAGTCATCAAATATTGGAATCATCATTGGAGCATCAGCTGTTGGTTTTGCTCTGTTGCTACTATTACTGGTGGCTTTAGTTTATGCTTTCAAccaaagaagaaaagttgaaagGGCTTCTCAACTAAGAGATCCATttg CATCATGGGACAACAATGGGAAAAGTGGAAGCCGTCCTCAAATAACTGGACTGAGGTGCTTCTCTTTTGAAGAAATTAAGAAAAGCACTAGCAACTTTTCAGATGCCAATATTATTGGAACAGGAGGATATGGGAAG GTTTACAGAGGGATTCTTACCGGTGGGATACAAGTTGCAATTAAAAGAGCTGAACAAGGATCACTGCAGGGTAGTGTTGAGTTCAAAACTGAGATTGAACTCCTATCAAAGATTTATCACAAAAATCTCGTTAGCCTACTAGGTTTCTGTTATGAGGTAGGCGAACAGATGCTTGTCTACGAGTATGTTTCAAATGGTAGTCTAAAGGATTGCATTTCAG GGAAGTCAGGTGTCCGATTAAGTTGGGAAAGAAGACTTAAAATAGCCCTTGATTCGGCCAGAGGTCTTGCTTATTTGCATGACCATGTCAACCCACCCATCATCCACAGGGATGTTAAGTCATCTAACATTCTATTGGATGATCAGCTAAATGGAAAAGTTGCTGACTTTGGTCTATCAAAGCTTCTGGGTCACAGCAGTCATGTTTCTGATAATGTTAAAGGGACAATG GGCTATGTAGATCCTGAATATTACTTGACTCTGCATTCAACTGAGAAAAGTGATGTTTATAGCTTCGGAGTGATCATGTTGGAGTTAATAACTGGTAGAAAGCCTATAGAACATGGGAGATATATTGTGACAATGGTCAAGATGGCAATGGATAAGACAAAACATTTATACAATCTTCAGCATCTGATCATTGATCCAACCATTGCTTTCAGCAGCACACTAAAAGGTTTAGAAAAGTTTGTCGATCTAGCAATTAGGTGTGTTGAAGAATTAAGAGTCAACAGGCCTACAATGACAGAGGTGGTCAAGGAGATTGAGAACATACTGCAACAGGCTTGTCTGCACAGTGATGTTGAAATGGTATCTAATTCAAACAGTCAAGATGTATCAAGTGGAAGTAGTTTCTACAGCCCAATTATAAATAAGGACCAGGAGTATAGTAGTGGAAGTTTTCCATATTCTGAGATAGAGCTTAAATGA
- the LOC110659552 gene encoding leucine-rich repeat receptor protein kinase HPCA1-like isoform X1 — protein MIVSQLMGPKQQIFLLFLFLQVFAIAAKTDTGDFAVLSALMKDSWKNKPSSWTGGDPCGDKWEGIQCSNSRITDMVLSGQGLAGKLTGDIGNLIALEKLDLSLNKDLTGNLPPTIGNLKNLKYLSLHGCSFSGPIPDTIGSLNQLLYLSLGANNFTGEIPHSFGNLLKLYWLDITDNNISGEIPVSNETSPGLDLLVDIQHFHFGQNELEGTIPPQLFSSKMKLLHVLFDDNRLTGSIPSTITLVRTLAVIKLDRNSLSGVVNLSGLLNLTELYLSNNKLTGPMPDLRDMNLLTYVDMSNNSFDASSIPQWFSSLQSLTTLIMENTLLQGRIPVSLFSSAQLQTISVLSNNKLNGTLDIGTRYSRKLKLIDLQKNDITQFTEGYEYNGALKLEGNPICGKKGLLENYCIVSQQPQVPNSTQRNNCDIACGLNQLCSPNCKYAYPITGTLRFLFVSFQDLGDASYYQSLEANLTETFQSEKLPVDSIRVSDQRRDMHGYLELRLQIFPSGSDRFNRTGFSMITSQLNNFGFFPPLYPFGSFHFILDDNEYFTVHNKSSNIGIIIGASAVGFALLLLLLVALVYAFNQRRKVERASQLRDPFASWDNNGKSGSRPQITGLRCFSFEEIKKSTSNFSDANIIGTGGYGKVYRGILTGGIQVAIKRAEQGSLQGSVEFKTEIELLSKIYHKNLVSLLGFCYEVGEQMLVYEYVSNGSLKDCISGKSGVRLSWERRLKIALDSARGLAYLHDHVNPPIIHRDVKSSNILLDDQLNGKVADFGLSKLLGHSSHVSDNVKGTMGYVDPEYYLTLHSTEKSDVYSFGVIMLELITGRKPIEHGRYIVTMVKMAMDKTKHLYNLQHLIIDPTIAFSSTLKGLEKFVDLAIRCVEELRVNRPTMTEVVKEIENILQQACLHSDVEMVSNSNSQDVSSGSSFYSPIINKDQEYSSGSFPYSEIELK, from the exons ATGATAGTTTCTCAGTTAATGGGTCCAAAACAACAGATTTTCTTGCTGTTCTTGTTCCTTCAAGTGTTTGCTATAGCAGCAAAAACGGACACTGGAGACT TTGCTGTTTTGTCTGCTCTAATGAAGGATAGCTGGAAGAATAAGCCATCGAGTTGGACTGGCGGCGATCCTTGTGGGGATAAATGGGAAGGAATACAATGCTCGAATTCTCGTATCACTGACAT GGTATTATCAGGCCAAGGTCTAGCGGGCAAGCTTACTGGAGACATTGGGAATTTAATTGCGTTAGAGAAACT TGATTTATCTCTTAACAAGGATTTGACAGGAAATCTTCCACCAACAATTGGAAATTTGAAGAACCTTAAATACCT GTCCCTGCATGGTTGCAGTTTTTCTGGCCCAATTCCTGACACAATAGGATCTCTTAACCAGCTGCTCTACTT ATCATTAGGTGCTAACAATTTCACTGGAGAAATACCACATTCCTTTGGCAATCTGCTTAAACTTTATTGGCTGGATATAACCGACAATAATATTTCAGGAGAAATTCCAGTCTCTAACGAGACATCACCTGGTTTAGATTTGCTAGTAGACATACAACACTT TCATTTTGGACAAAATGAGCTCGAAGGCACAATTCCACCTCAACTTTtcagctcaaaaatgaaattgcTACACGT GCTTTTCGATGACAATCGTCTTACCGGCAGCATTCCTTCTACAATAACATTAGTACGAACCTTGGCAGTGAT AAAGCTGGATAGGAATTCATTGAGTGGAGTTGTGAACTTGAGTGGCCTACTCAATTTGACTGAGCT ATACTTGTCGAATAATAAATTAACGGGCCCCATGCCTGATCTTAGAGACATGAATCTCCTCACCTATGT GGACATGAGCAACAACAGTTTCGATGCATCATCAATTCCACAATGGTTTTCAAGCCTACAATCCTTGACAACATt AATAATGGAGAATACACTTCTTCAAGGGCGAATACCAGTTAGCCTCTTCAGCTCTGCTCAGTTACAAACAAT CAGTGTACTAAGTAACAATAAGCTCAATGGCACCTTGGACATTGGCACCAGATATAGCAGAAAACTGAAGCTCATTGATTTGCAGAAAAATGACATTACTCAATTCACAGAAGGTTATGAATACAATGGAGCGCTAAA GCTTGAAGGTAATCCTATTTGTGGAAAGAAGGGTTTACTAGAAAACTACTGCATAGTTTCCCAACAGCCACAGGTCCCAAATTCTACACAACGAAACAATTGCGACATTGCCTGCGGATTAAATCAACTTTGCAGCCCCAATTGCAAATATGCATATCCAATCACAGGAACTTTACGGTTCTTGTTTGTTTCCTTCCAAGACTTGGGAGATGCAAGCTACTACCAATCTCTCGAGGCCAATTTGACAGAGACCTTTCAGTCTGAAAAACTTCCTGTAGATTCAATTAGAGTGAGTGATCAAAGGAGGGATATGCATGGTTACCTTGAATTGAGGCTGCAAATCTTTCCATCTGGTAGTGACCGTTTTAACAGAACAGGGTTTTCCATGATTACATCTCAGCTCAACAATTTTGGGTTTTTCCCGCCCTTATATCCTTTTGGATCGTTCCATTTCATTCTCGACGATAATGAATACTTTACAG TACATAACAAGTCATCAAATATTGGAATCATCATTGGAGCATCAGCTGTTGGTTTTGCTCTGTTGCTACTATTACTGGTGGCTTTAGTTTATGCTTTCAAccaaagaagaaaagttgaaagGGCTTCTCAACTAAGAGATCCATttg CATCATGGGACAACAATGGGAAAAGTGGAAGCCGTCCTCAAATAACTGGACTGAGGTGCTTCTCTTTTGAAGAAATTAAGAAAAGCACTAGCAACTTTTCAGATGCCAATATTATTGGAACAGGAGGATATGGGAAG GTTTACAGAGGGATTCTTACCGGTGGGATACAAGTTGCAATTAAAAGAGCTGAACAAGGATCACTGCAGGGTAGTGTTGAGTTCAAAACTGAGATTGAACTCCTATCAAAGATTTATCACAAAAATCTCGTTAGCCTACTAGGTTTCTGTTATGAGGTAGGCGAACAGATGCTTGTCTACGAGTATGTTTCAAATGGTAGTCTAAAGGATTGCATTTCAG GGAAGTCAGGTGTCCGATTAAGTTGGGAAAGAAGACTTAAAATAGCCCTTGATTCGGCCAGAGGTCTTGCTTATTTGCATGACCATGTCAACCCACCCATCATCCACAGGGATGTTAAGTCATCTAACATTCTATTGGATGATCAGCTAAATGGAAAAGTTGCTGACTTTGGTCTATCAAAGCTTCTGGGTCACAGCAGTCATGTTTCTGATAATGTTAAAGGGACAATG GGCTATGTAGATCCTGAATATTACTTGACTCTGCATTCAACTGAGAAAAGTGATGTTTATAGCTTCGGAGTGATCATGTTGGAGTTAATAACTGGTAGAAAGCCTATAGAACATGGGAGATATATTGTGACAATGGTCAAGATGGCAATGGATAAGACAAAACATTTATACAATCTTCAGCATCTGATCATTGATCCAACCATTGCTTTCAGCAGCACACTAAAAGGTTTAGAAAAGTTTGTCGATCTAGCAATTAGGTGTGTTGAAGAATTAAGAGTCAACAGGCCTACAATGACAGAGGTGGTCAAGGAGATTGAGAACATACTGCAACAGGCTTGTCTGCACAGTGATGTTGAAATGGTATCTAATTCAAACAGTCAAGATGTATCAAGTGGAAGTAGTTTCTACAGCCCAATTATAAATAAGGACCAGGAGTATAGTAGTGGAAGTTTTCCATATTCTGAGATAGAGCTTAAATGA